tcccaacacacactcttcccccccccacccaatttctctctttctctctcaaatactctctctctctgtttttgtttgtctgtATCTTACACATACCACTTCTCTTCTGTCAGCCCCCACtccctcttctttctttctttctttctttctttctttctttctttctttctttctttctttctttctttctttctttctttctttctttctttctttctctctctctctctctctctctctctctctctctctctctctctctctctctctctctctctctctctctctctctctcactctctctaattCCAATCTTTCCTCCTTTTtctcgtccctctctccttctcttaccTGAGCACCAGGTGGTCTCGGGGCAGATGAGGGGCCATGCTGTTCCTGACGTACTGGTAGATCTCAGTCCGGTGGTCCAGAGTCTCGACCACCCTGCTCTCCAGCAGGTCCTCGTCCCAGCGGGCCTGCTCCCTCAGGACCCGTGTCAGCACTTCCTCAGGCCCCGCAGGCACCTCCACGGACACCTTCCACAGACGCAGCGGTGAGCCGTCATGgacctggagagaggggagcacaGAGAGCTGGAGTGTATTTGGAAACTAAGGGGAGAGAGTTGTCAGGAGGACAGTTATCTTGACTGTGGCTGTCAGATACAGAATAACAATTTTTCAAGTCAAGTATGTGTGTTATTCTGTTTGGGCAACATAATACAACATCTAGTGTTGTCATATCCCAGAGGCCTGGCCTCTCCTTATCGGCCCCATCAGTCAGCTGTTTGCTGATCGCAGGCCTTGTGACTGGGATGGGAGGCTGAGGAAGAGATAACCTCTACCTGGGCCTCACACCTGAGAGAATGCATAGATAGAgccgtgttggtgtgtgtgtgttggtaaagACTGTGTCTATTCGTTGAGAAAGAgctgattgtgtgtgcgtgtttcaaaATACTGCGTTTTTGTGTATTGGGAAagatctgcttgtgtgtgtgtgtgttcatgtcaaGATGATGTCATTCTGGGCCGGGGTCCagtgcaggggggagagggagactaaGGGCCAGGCTACTTTCACACGGATGTGTTTCTACACAGGAAACACCCACTTGTGCTTTTCCATAAGtgtaagaagaaaaaagagggaAATGGAAAATAGAGTAGTTTTTTTTCTAACTCGAGAGTCTTTTTTAAACCTTTCTTTAAACAGTGCATGCTTAACACCCAAGTAAATAAAATGTGTAATTTTCTTGTCTGAAGCAGCAACACTCCTTTAGAAACCATCAGAAGGCCAAGGCACCACgaacacaacaccaccacaagACAACACTAGAACGCTCTGTCTTACCTTCCTATAGGCCAGCTCAGCGTGCTCAGAGGTGGAGCAGCTGTCGTAACCTTTGAACTTGTCCTTGGCCTCTTTCAGCATGGCGTCCAGGCTGTCCCTGAGGTAGGTCTGGTATCCAGGGGCTCCGCCCATGGGTCCTTCCACTGcaccccctgccccaccccctAACTCCTCCAGCTTGAggggcaccagggcctgctccaTGTACGAGTTCCTGCAACGGTTCATCTCCTCCGGGATctgtgggagagaaggagggaggctcgggttagggttagcgtgaggATTATCAACGCTAGCGCTATCTATGGTTAGCATGAGGTAGATGGGTTAGTATTAACATGAGGAACATTGACATACTCTGTTTTTAATGGTTATTATCAGGCCTATGAGGTTAGCGTTATATATGTATGTGCAATATTATTTAACTATAGCCCCATATCCTAAGCAAAAGCTTCAATTTAACTTTGGTCTGTCAAGGTTAGTCGATTTCGGGTGACCTTTCCCTTAGAAACCCAAAAAATCTAGTTCAGATAACAAAGAAGATAACATGCTACCAGAAATAACCAGGTGCAGTATCTTATCTATGTGGCCTCAGCTATCCTGATAGGAACCCAGCCTCTGCAGATTATAGATTTAAAAACTCAGCAGTTTGACATCaggctcagacagacagaaagtaaTATGGAAGCTTTTAGCATCtctgttctcttctcttttcccgTCAAGAGTCTTCGCAATCAGTATATAAAGCTCTCATCTTATTAggccatcatcaccatcatcatcatcaccctaaTCATCATTATCATAATCCCTCTCATCTTCATCCACATGATCTTCCATGATCTTCGTCattatcatcatcttcatcatcatcgccCATCCCCAACCACTCAAAGTCCAGAATAAACACAATCATCGGAGGCCATCAGGAGAGGATAATGTTATTTCCATGTTCCAGGCCTACATCTGAAAGAGCTTGATAATTGAATAAGGCATGTGGCTCGCTAGCTCAACTTGCAAGCTCAATGTCCCATGTGACATAATGAAACACGCACAGTGCAGTTCGTTTTCTATGGCTCCACAAAAACAGTTGCTCTAACTTATCTGTAGCCAACTGGCACCAATCATTCTGCTATCCACCCTACATCCTCACTTTGCTATTCTACAATCACAAACCTCCTCGCTGGACCTTGGGACTTTGACTGGCTCACCGACCCCCAGAGTGGGCTCCAAAGCATTGTGGGTATTGCAGTGCAACACAGGGGCTTTACTGTGTTTTACCTTCCCAGAAGGCCACTTGCATAACTACTGCTCACAGATTCCACAGGACGCAGGGTAAACAGAAATATGGAGTAATACCAGGTCAGGTCAAATAGAGAGGCGTATGAAAAGTGTATGCGCTCATGTGTGTTATGTAACCGTAACATTGTTTCAAAAACACTCaaggttgaaaaaaacaaacaggtcATGGATTAAGCTGTTTCGTAACCAAGTTAAAACACGTCTCACAGGACAAACACACCACAGTGTGACATTGCTGCAGGACTTAGAGCCAGCTGAAGTCAAGACTGTTGGGTCCTCCAAACACCTGACCTGCTCTGACCAATTCATGAAACAGTCTGGCGTAAAATCAACAAGCAACGGGTACGGAACAAGCCTGTTTCCAGTAAAGCGTTGTCTTCACAATCACAAAGTAGGCCATAGAGAGGTCAAACAGGAAAAAATTGGTGGGTCGGAAACTAGGACCCTGCACTGACCCGGAAAAGCTTCCTGCACTCCTGGATCATGTGGGCCAAACCGTGGGTGGCGGCCAGGTTCTCGTTCAGGTCCCTCTGATCAGGCTTCCCCAGGGTCTGCTTCCTGTTcatcaccctacacacacacacttttgttacacacaaccacacaaatcCACACCacccgagcacacacacacagacgcacacacctaCCCCACCTAccaacacacaccgacacacccaccacacacacaaatggcaaCCCTCAAACCCCCAGTACCACTGCtcacctgggggaggagctCTCCTTGCGGCGCAGTGTGTTGAGGTGGAAGAGTGAGGGCGCCAGGCACACGGCCAGGTTGGTGGGCGTCATCTGGTTCTCGGCCACGGCTGCTGTGACGTCGCTGAGCAGACACAGGAGGGTGTGCAGCGCCTCGCGACTCTCGTCCGGGAGGAGCAGCACGGCCGACCTCGCCGCCTGCAAACGCAGCTCCTTGGGCAtgtctgtgtggagggggggggggtagaaagaATGAAAACAATTTGATTAGCTTTTCGATAGATGGACTAGATTATGCACGGCTAAACAGATGATTATCATGGCTTGGTGAACATGGGAGACATGTCCAACCATTCAGCTTGTTTGTAAGACCACTTACATACACTGCACCTTTATCTATGTCCATCGGTTAAGCCTCAGGTCATTTTACACATTTCGATGTGGTTTGAAGAGATTGCACGCTAAAAAGTTAGTtatgtaagtgtgtttgtgtgcgtgtgtgtccatgaaTGTTCGAAAACAAAGGTACAACACAGCCAAGGACAAACTGTCAGTTGGAGCTAAAGACAGTGAGTCATATACAAAGTCCCTGACAATACTATGCCtgtttgtgttcttgtgtgtgtgtgtgtgtgtgtgtatatatgataTATTCCACACACTACATCATTCACCAACTATTTCCTGCtctctttttgtttgttgttcttACACATTTCCCAATCTCTCCCTCTGAGGTATTGGTGGTGAACATGCATCTACACATCCACAGGTGTGTGCTTATGGGTGTTCCTCTATCTCCACCTTTTATTGGTAAGTGTATAATGCATGTTGATGGATGTGCAAGGAaatgggctggtgtgtgtgtttgtgtgtatgtgcctactggtgtgtgagtgtgtgtgcacacttaCATTGGTAGATCTGGAGGAAGGTCTCAGACAGTTTGCTGGTCAGCAGAGGTTCCGGAAGGTCCCGGAAGTACTGCTTCAACATGTCCGCCACATCGTATGCCGATTGTCCCTCATAGTTGACACCGCCCCCATCGGCGCCACACGCCTCGTTCATCTGACGAAGTGCCTGGATACGAGATTTGACCCCTGATTTCCTGAACAGacccacctgagagagagagagatagaatagggggagaaagaaacagaagagagaggaaaaagagtgataaagagtgagagagagagggaaagggagtaagaaagggagagaaggagagaaacagagatggaaagagaggcaaagagagagagagagagagagagagagcggggggagaGGCCATGAGAGTGTGTACACCAGTTTCATAAGtcttaaacacacacccatgggGCTAGGACAGTGATGTAATGCAGATGGTGTCTGCTAGCCTGTCAGATGCTTCAGGTTTTTACAAGACTCATGTAAACAAAAGATAAGATAAAACGTCATTATCCATTTCTGAAAATGTATCTTTGGCTTCACCAGGTTCCATGAGCAATAAATTAAAAGACATCAAAGAACATATCAAAATGCATAACACAACTATCAGGCACACAAAGACTAATGGAAAATGAATTGAAAACACACCGAAGCAAGATGAACACATCTTAGAGTAATGGCGTTTACAATACTCCCGCAAAAAACAAGCGAGCACTTTTTCTGTCAGCGTGGTTACATCACAAGAGATCCTATTCTCTGCATTATTTCCAAGAGGACCCCGTGATGCCCTGAAGAATGCCTGAGGAGAAATACTGGCCTGTGCTTATCAATGGCCTTTTATGGGGATGTTTCAAAATGGCATCCTTGGGAAAGCGAacggagatgaggggaggggagggagaggcctGACCGAAGAGAAAAGCCTTCCCATCAGCCTTTTAATCACTACTGGACAGAGATGTGTTGTCCAGTAGAGGAGCCAACGTCATCCCTCATTCCCTTCCTTCCCTTCATTTCTATCGCCGTCTTTCTcgtcctttcctcttctcttttttcaGCTTTATTGAGACAGTTGGAGAGACAGTTGGAGCTTTATTGAGACAGTTGTTgagacagttggagagagagacagtggaagGCGTACTAACCCGGGGTGGCCTCCTTTGACATTTCTACttatctttcttcctctccctatagtcaggtggctgagcggttaaggaatcggactagtaatcagaaggttgccggaccGATTCCCAGCCTTCCCAAAtgacgttatgtccttgggcaaggcacttcaccctacttgcctcgggggaatgtccccgtacttactgtaagtcgctctggataagagtgtctactaaatgtaaacgtaataTACCACACCTTGCCAcctcccttgtctctctcattTTGGAGAACCTTGACCTGTCTGAACACCTAAACACAGGATGTGTGTCCTCTTCagttgtgatgtgtgtgtatgaatatgtgtgtgtgtctaggcagCTGAGGGTGGAACCCACACTACTCAGCCTTACATACTAGCacaagaggaaaaaaaacatgcaggaatattctgagcccagccctaagctgagtgtgtgtgtgttctgttacACAGTGCcaggtgtttgtgcgtgtgtgtttgtgcatgtgtgggcgtgtgtatgtatttgtacagtagatatgtgtgtgtatacgtgtgtgtaagtgtgcgtctgtatatgtgtgtgtgtgtgtgtgtgaggggtacCTGGTCCAGACACTGGTTGCGCAGGTAACGCATGGCTTGCTGGATGCTCTGAGGTAAAGGCTGGCCCGTGCGTTGGACGTTGATGAGCAGCGGCACACCGAACACATTCCTGTCTTTGTAGTCGCGCACTTTGATACGCTTCATAAACTTGGGCACAACCctgtaacatacacacacacacacaccgacatgcAGGAGCAAGTTAGCACGTAGACACACATGCGAACACTTAATGCCTCTCTTGGATAGCTCATCAAGTTAAAAACAGTCCAATCAAACACAAGGAGTGTAGCCCACTTACTAGAATAAACACGTCTAGACTTCATACGCAATTTACTACCAATACCTTCCATttgcatacccacacacacacacacacacgcacacaaacacaaacttgtgtgtgtgagatcccCAGCAGGCTGTTTTGCAATAAAGAGCTAAGGAGGTGTATTGGACTATGACCTGCTcactgtcaccatggcaacagagcTGTCGCGACAATGTAAACGCACACTTAAGTAAACAGGGACAGAACAGACAATGCACCAGCCACTCTACAGGACAAACATCCTGGGCCTGACACAACTAACAACAGCAGCACTCTCCTTGGGTGGCAAAAAAAGAAGCATTTTTGACGTAGGCTACAAGCATTTCCGGTAATCATGAGTTAAAAATCTTTACATTTTCTGTAAAGAAAATATTAAAATAGGTTCAAAAAGATTGACTAGGTTTTCATGGGTGTTGATTCATAATCAAACACCAGAAATATAACATATTTTAAACATGTTATTTTCTGGTCGTTACTAGATATTTTATCAGTCAATCTAGACTTGCGAAGACTTTTCCGGTTATGTGTCAATGGCACTGTAAATATGATCTAGCTAACACCTCTTGCTGTAGATTGTGGCACCTCGCTAGATAAAGTGTTGAAACCTGTGGCTTTGGCCCCTCGCCCACTCCAATATAATTTGTCAAGACTCAGTTACAGCTGAATGTGGCACTATGAAAGGTAAACTGACCAAAACGAAGAAGAAAAGTCAAAGAGGCCTGTCTCCAGGTTAAGGACCGAAGGATAAACAAGATTAGAGACAATAgaagtgaggggggagggaggcatgcaagggtgtgtgtgtctgcgtgtgtgtgtcgtaaTGCAGTACACATCCGCTCTTTGTATTTGCGTCTGTCCCCCTCACCAACCAATGTCACTCTGTgtgccagagacacacacacacacatccaggggTCATATAATGGCTTTACAAATGCGCCCAGTgttttatgtgagtgtgtgcatttatCTCAGAGCCAAATGCAGGCAGCGTCCCAATCTCAACCAGGTAATTGTCCGAGGTGCGGCCCGAGTCCCAAGTCTTCGTCCTGACACCCATGTGCGTGAAAAACTACTGATTGTGCTGTTGAGGGAGGAGCGCACACACTTGTTCCTGGCAATTAGCAGCGTGGGAAAAGAATGTGAAACCCTAGCCGATCTTAAAACATAAAATAGTGGAACGGCCTGGAGATAGACAGAGGAGGaccgagagacagaggagggattgagagaagaatgaggggatggaggggttaCTGGGTGGAAAAAAAAGTAAGAGATAAGACAGCTGTAGGCCTGCTGGTCCCTTTATGTCTGCCCCAATACAGAAGTAGAATGATGGGAGTCTGAGTTGCGTGTGTCTGCCCTATCTGTCAGTCCAGCCACCTCAATTTCACCACAATTTCACACAAGTCTGTTTGCtcgtccacacaaacacaaacacacacacacactctgctttgTCTGTCCATCAGTCCGTCCACTCACCAGCTGAAGCCGTGCTTGTTGGTTGGGGTGTGCTTCTCTAGCAGGGCGGTAAGTTGCAGCAGAGACAGCTTCTGGAGCAGGTTCATCTGCAGCACTGACTGGCTGCCTACCTGGAGCTGGGCCGTGGCCGGGCCAGGCCGGTGGGAGTTCTGGAAGCTGGGCCAGCGGAGCTTCtggggcctggaggagaggtggggtggtgatggtggtggcaagggagcagagaagaggttggggggtggagaggtaTTGAATATGGATAAGTAAACGTAAATgaggaaatgtaaatgtatgttgaaCATAGAAATGTGTTAGGGTTCAACTTTTACTGACCTGTTGGAGCGAGAAAGGGAAGCCCCCACTCCAgagtccctcctctccctcatcccttcctccccctccacctcccccagggGGTTCCCTGTACTGTCCTGGTCGCTCCCGTTCTCTGCCTCCTCCAACCGGTTCTGAAGGGGTGAGGACGGACATGGCGAGGCAGAGTCCAACGCCGAATCGgaatctccctcctcctcgtcctcctcctcttcctcctcctcctcgccggcCATGCCCTCAGACCAGGCATTGACGAACCGCTGCAGCCCGCTGACGCgctccagcacctcctccagtttgggctcttcctcctcttcctcctccccttcctcatgCTCGTTGTAGGGAACGTTGTCATAGAAACTGAGGCGGCTGTCGACAGAGCAGGCGGAGACGCGGCGGGGCGGGCGGCGGAGGCTCTGGCGCTCCCCGGCGACGGGCAAAGCACCATTCTCTGGCCCGTTGGCGTTCTCGTCACGGGAAGTTCCGTTACGGAGAGCTTTAGGGAAAGTTCCGGGTTTGTGACCCTCGGGGAGGTAGAAGAAAATCACTTCCtccgcctcttcttcctcctctcgccGCTTTGCGCCTGTGTTCCGGTGGTTTTGCTCAGCGACTGCTCCGTTGCTAGCCTGACTCAACAGTTGCTGTTGGGGAATTTTAGAGTCCGGGGGCACCATTGGCTGCTTTTTGGACTGCTGTGATTGGACGCTGAAGGGGTCAAAGCCCTCCAGGTACATCCCACCCCTTTTGGTGGATCCCGCCGCCGTGCTGTGGCTCCGGGCGCGGGTCACTGGGCTCGGCGTGCTCACGGCGCTCCCGCTGCTGGCTTCCGATTGGCTGCTGCCGCTGCTTCCTGTGCTGCCGTTGCTGGTCTGGGTGGAGTAGGACACGGAGTGGTTGCGGTTCAGCGTTTGCGTGTTCAGGTTGTGGTTGAGGTTGAGGCTGCCGATGTCCACGCAGTTGAGGCGGCGGAGCTTGTCGTCGTCCAAACCCTCCTTGATCACCGGGCCACTGATTTCCAGTTTCCCGCCGAGCCccaccctcttcttcctcttggaCGAGGTGGCCACGCTCCGCAGACGCAGGCTCTCCATCCTTTTCAGGAAGCTTTTGGCCCGCGAGCGGGTGCTTTTCCCCCCTTCGCCTCCTTCTCCTATTTCAACAcctctgccctctccccccGTCCCGGGGTTGGTCTCGAAGGTGAACTGCCCCGTCGTGTCCAGCGGCGAGGGCGGGGTCCCGTCGGACAGAGAGTCCTCGTTggctcccccagacccccctgtgCCTGATGACGAGCACACGCTGACCACGGAGCTGGCACGGGTGGCGCCGGCCGGCTCAGAGAGGCGTGTGGAGGCTCCGCCCTCGCTCCTCCCTTCCCGCCCTCCGCTACCATTGCTGTGGAGAGAGGCCACCTCTGGCTGCTCGCTCAGGTCGGTCAGGACGCTCTCGGAGCTGTGGCCGGCACGGAGCGAGCCCGCTGAGGGCCTCTGGTCCTGGGGGACCGGGGCCTgggcccctcctcctgtctggggCAATGTGGAGGTGAagacctccagctcctccagacgAGACCAGCGCTTGCTGTCCCTCTGGAAGGTCCAGCGGCCGCTGATGGCGCACGGCTCGTCCTCATCAGAGTCTTCGctctaaggggggggggggggggggggggcggaggataAGATGAGGGAAACAGCAAGAAAGAGGGAAGAAACTGTTGGTCAGGAGAGGTGGAAACGACAATCACAAACATGAATTATTACACGAAAAGCTCCAGCTCAATTTCAGATTCAGGTTTTGGTTCTGTTAGATTCATTTCCTCAGTTCCACAAGGTACATTAATAACATTGCCCCTCAGAATGACTGATCACAGCAGTGGATCACAGACCGGATCTAGTGGCTGGGAAGTCTTGAGAAAGAGCAAAGGTTACTGGAGATGGAATCCAGTCTGCTGACTCCCTCATGACCACAAGGATATTAATATTGATGAGGAGCAGACACAGACACGAAGGGCAGCTGCTAGTACTGTGGAAATGGTCCATGACAAAATAATCCCACACACAAAATCACTGTTGCACACAAAGAGAATATCTCTCTcttacacgcaaacacacacactctccacctctcccctgttCCCACTGTAGTTTATTTGCCTCGAGGGGGCTCCAGAAAATTCCATCCTGACCCTCAGAGTTCACACTCTGTCCGTGTCAggccacgacacacacacacacacaacacagcaatAAACTGTTTTACATCAGATAAATACTTTAGACTTTCTCCTTTGAAGAGGAGTAGTCTAGACTTTATAATCCCTGAAAgtgattctcacacacacacacacacacacacacgttccaagTAGGGGCGCGGGAGACCGGACACTTGAGAGGTGGCTCCTTCACGGTGGATAATAGCTGTGGCGACGAGAGTCCATAAAACAGAAACACCGGATCGTTTAACgacagcccctctcctcactgGGGCTTTGATCAGCAGAACCAAGAAGTGACCATGCCCCGCTGAACTCTGTCCTAGCCAGCGTCAGTGCAGAATGAGTTGGTGTTAAGGACTGGATGCGCGTGTACTGATATGGTGCTACTGGAGTGACAGAACATGGCTTGACAGGAAAAAAATTAAGAATGACCGAGACAGAAAGaatgagagcaagagaggaagaatgagaaagagagagtgatagagagagagtgacagagagagggagagacagaggggggggtagaaagagagagagagaggggggagaaggagagagagagagagagagagagagagagagagagagagagagagagagagagagagagagaggggggggggggggggagaaagagaaagagagaggggggagagggagagggaaagagagagagagagaaagagagagagagagagagagagagagagagagagagagagagagagacgtggccTGAGACG
The Hypomesus transpacificus isolate Combined female chromosome 22, fHypTra1, whole genome shotgun sequence genome window above contains:
- the dlc1 gene encoding rho GTPase-activating protein 7 isoform X1; translated protein: MPVAIRKKSWEDHVTHRSGLQYSYDDLDLVCCHDVGSEGPLVGTEGFKQGRRARCASMPECCHKSLPDETVQGSEVITPSFLNAKTELGCMEVVGDSGTTVAPVFHEGSQESTEGSTDVVDDDDVTQLLHESGEGHLKQAHMEDITMCSSLSNPCMDQSISLICIIHSSHDEVSILDSKCEDGTDMFKNHDFGHDDKLLTPQSALVGEEQCVSVCPDNRLSLTDSAGGPPESQETREGNTNCQARPLQPSVSPQPTAAFSELEPQTDHPTLEGTRIPVMDHEVDFGGLLNRSIKYKMCGRDVVSGREVNADMTLEAFHSVEIGNGDQAECKHRTAEVCGLQRELEGGQADQDHHWDMTLTDKVQGCETFVDQTVLEKEDDEMAEMDPAQVEHSHREQAHQKITDSNGATLSADNRVEIKPKLDHIQEAVLTTEETHCDLTKRSPNDPRLENTRGSTASKDRSSLVTPIPDSENIVAPQAQGLPNDVSSKLDTIHEVIHHEVDEGPALLENPSEMALEYSTHLVSQHPNKMQVDVIFEQNVLNQTACPEVTNDKASPGHCYGNQAPGRASGESPALEVADGHREREKPAAKLSKMEEMEILVQLGNPHSPHLVSETPEGRRDSERKMEDNPVKVRMRKSSREERSRLDSMVLLLMKLDQLDQEIENALSSTASSMANTPTLRRREQSDMDLCSVKGACSLSSSCQSVNILHPQQTSTALSHAASASTSASSLVSTSGTKPKAGTASAMDESNTAEIEAKEACTWLRAAGFPQYAQLYEDGQFPIDITSVMRDHDFLDRDAIEALCRRLNTLNKCALMRLEISPQRKRSEDSDEDEPCAISGRWTFQRDSKRWSRLEELEVFTSTLPQTGGGAQAPVPQDQRPSAGSLRAGHSSESVLTDLSEQPEVASLHSNGSGGREGRSEGGASTRLSEPAGATRASSVVSVCSSSGTGGSGGANEDSLSDGTPPSPLDTTGQFTFETNPGTGGEGRGVEIGEGGEGGKSTRSRAKSFLKRMESLRLRSVATSSKRKKRVGLGGKLEISGPVIKEGLDDDKLRRLNCVDIGSLNLNHNLNTQTLNRNHSVSYSTQTSNGSTGSSGSSQSEASSGSAVSTPSPVTRARSHSTAAGSTKRGGMYLEGFDPFSVQSQQSKKQPMVPPDSKIPQQQLLSQASNGAVAEQNHRNTGAKRREEEEEAEEVIFFYLPEGHKPGTFPKALRNGTSRDENANGPENGALPVAGERQSLRRPPRRVSACSVDSRLSFYDNVPYNEHEEGEEEEEEEPKLEEVLERVSGLQRFVNAWSEGMAGEEEEEEEEDEEEGDSDSALDSASPCPSSPLQNRLEEAENGSDQDSTGNPLGEVEGEEGMRERRDSGVGASLSRSNRPQKLRWPSFQNSHRPGPATAQLQVGSQSVLQMNLLQKLSLLQLTALLEKHTPTNKHGFSWVVPKFMKRIKVRDYKDRNVFGVPLLINVQRTGQPLPQSIQQAMRYLRNQCLDQVGLFRKSGVKSRIQALRQMNEACGADGGGVNYEGQSAYDVADMLKQYFRDLPEPLLTSKLSETFLQIYQYMPKELRLQAARSAVLLLPDESREALHTLLCLLSDVTAAVAENQMTPTNLAVCLAPSLFHLNTLRRKESSSPRVMNRKQTLGKPDQRDLNENLAATHGLAHMIQECRKLFRIPEEMNRCRNSYMEQALVPLKLEELGGGAGGAVEGPMGGAPGYQTYLRDSLDAMLKEAKDKFKGYDSCSTSEHAELAYRKVHDGSPLRLWKVSVEVPAGPEEVLTRVLREQARWDEDLLESRVVETLDHRTEIYQYVRNSMAPHLPRDHLVLRSWVTDLPKGACALLCTSVEHQGAALLGVRTNVLSSRYYIEPCGTNKSRLTHISRTDFRGRFPEWYNKLYGHLCAAEVVRIRESFTNQIEK
- the dlc1 gene encoding rho GTPase-activating protein 7 isoform X2; protein product: MLSLRCPRDSTMILTQIEAKEACTWLRAAGFPQYAQLYEDGQFPIDITSVMRDHDFLDRDAIEALCRRLNTLNKCALMRLEISPQRKRSEDSDEDEPCAISGRWTFQRDSKRWSRLEELEVFTSTLPQTGGGAQAPVPQDQRPSAGSLRAGHSSESVLTDLSEQPEVASLHSNGSGGREGRSEGGASTRLSEPAGATRASSVVSVCSSSGTGGSGGANEDSLSDGTPPSPLDTTGQFTFETNPGTGGEGRGVEIGEGGEGGKSTRSRAKSFLKRMESLRLRSVATSSKRKKRVGLGGKLEISGPVIKEGLDDDKLRRLNCVDIGSLNLNHNLNTQTLNRNHSVSYSTQTSNGSTGSSGSSQSEASSGSAVSTPSPVTRARSHSTAAGSTKRGGMYLEGFDPFSVQSQQSKKQPMVPPDSKIPQQQLLSQASNGAVAEQNHRNTGAKRREEEEEAEEVIFFYLPEGHKPGTFPKALRNGTSRDENANGPENGALPVAGERQSLRRPPRRVSACSVDSRLSFYDNVPYNEHEEGEEEEEEEPKLEEVLERVSGLQRFVNAWSEGMAGEEEEEEEEDEEEGDSDSALDSASPCPSSPLQNRLEEAENGSDQDSTGNPLGEVEGEEGMRERRDSGVGASLSRSNRPQKLRWPSFQNSHRPGPATAQLQVGSQSVLQMNLLQKLSLLQLTALLEKHTPTNKHGFSWVVPKFMKRIKVRDYKDRNVFGVPLLINVQRTGQPLPQSIQQAMRYLRNQCLDQVGLFRKSGVKSRIQALRQMNEACGADGGGVNYEGQSAYDVADMLKQYFRDLPEPLLTSKLSETFLQIYQYMPKELRLQAARSAVLLLPDESREALHTLLCLLSDVTAAVAENQMTPTNLAVCLAPSLFHLNTLRRKESSSPRVMNRKQTLGKPDQRDLNENLAATHGLAHMIQECRKLFRIPEEMNRCRNSYMEQALVPLKLEELGGGAGGAVEGPMGGAPGYQTYLRDSLDAMLKEAKDKFKGYDSCSTSEHAELAYRKVHDGSPLRLWKVSVEVPAGPEEVLTRVLREQARWDEDLLESRVVETLDHRTEIYQYVRNSMAPHLPRDHLVLRSWVTDLPKGACALLCTSVEHQGAALLGVRTNVLSSRYYIEPCGTNKSRLTHISRTDFRGRFPEWYNKLYGHLCAAEVVRIRESFTNQIEK